A window of Mucilaginibacter paludis DSM 18603 contains these coding sequences:
- a CDS encoding SDR family NAD(P)-dependent oxidoreductase, whose translation MASKTYIISGAGSGIGKAIAQKLAEQGHNCILLGRNKPALQQTLAELKGSDHQILVADIRNKESLVEAAQQIGGLVINGLVANAGIGGENYWGEADRWDDIIATNLTGTYNFVNTFLPQLINTGEEKQIIITSSVLARLGVANYSAYCASKAGLLGLMRSWAVQFAPENILVNAICPGWVDTEMSQEGLQGIADGIGMTKDEFYEIAMQSVPLRRMSQPEEIADLVEYLIRQRSITGQSIDINCGAVMNS comes from the coding sequence ATGGCATCAAAAACATATATCATTAGTGGTGCCGGCAGCGGCATTGGCAAGGCAATAGCTCAAAAATTAGCTGAACAGGGCCACAATTGTATTTTATTAGGGCGCAACAAGCCGGCCTTACAGCAAACACTTGCTGAACTAAAGGGGAGCGACCATCAAATATTGGTAGCCGACATCCGTAATAAAGAAAGTTTAGTGGAAGCGGCCCAACAGATAGGTGGTTTGGTAATTAACGGACTGGTTGCCAACGCAGGCATCGGGGGCGAGAATTACTGGGGCGAGGCCGACAGGTGGGACGACATTATTGCCACTAACCTAACCGGTACCTATAATTTTGTGAATACGTTTTTGCCACAATTGATCAATACCGGCGAAGAAAAGCAGATCATTATCACATCATCTGTGCTGGCCCGGTTAGGCGTTGCCAATTATTCGGCTTATTGCGCTTCAAAAGCGGGCCTATTGGGTTTGATGCGCTCGTGGGCGGTGCAATTTGCACCCGAGAATATCCTGGTGAATGCCATTTGCCCTGGATGGGTAGATACCGAAATGTCGCAAGAGGGTTTGCAGGGGATTGCCGACGGAATTGGAATGACCAAGGATGAGTTTTACGAAATCGCTATGCAGAGCGTACCCCTACGGAGAATGAGCCAGCCCGAAGAAATTGCCGACCTGGTTGAATACCTCATCCGCCAACGGTCAATTACCGGGCAATCCATTGATATCAATTGCGGCGCAGTGATGAATAGTTAA
- the def gene encoding peptide deformylase yields the protein MKYPIIAYGDPVLRRAATNIEPDEYPHIKELVENMFETMYAARGVGLAAPQVGLSMRLFVIDATPFDDDEPELKDFKKVFINAKVLEETGEEWSFNEGCLSIPDIREDVYRKPVVRLSYYDENWKHHEETFKGLAARVIQHEYDHIEGKLFTDKLSPLRKRLIQKKLTDISKGIVNVEYKMKFPAAKKGR from the coding sequence ATGAAATATCCCATTATAGCCTACGGCGACCCGGTATTAAGACGAGCAGCAACAAATATTGAACCCGACGAATATCCACACATTAAGGAATTGGTTGAAAACATGTTCGAGACGATGTATGCCGCCCGCGGTGTTGGCTTGGCTGCTCCACAGGTGGGTTTATCTATGCGTTTATTTGTTATTGATGCCACACCGTTTGATGATGACGAACCCGAACTAAAGGATTTTAAAAAGGTTTTTATCAATGCCAAGGTATTAGAAGAAACAGGCGAGGAGTGGAGTTTTAATGAAGGCTGCCTGAGCATCCCCGATATCAGGGAAGACGTTTATCGTAAACCGGTGGTCCGCCTGTCGTACTACGACGAAAACTGGAAACACCATGAAGAAACCTTTAAAGGATTAGCGGCAAGGGTTATTCAGCACGAATACGACCACATTGAAGGTAAATTGTTTACCGATAAGCTGAGCCCGTTGCGCAAACGTTTGATCCAGAAGAAGCTGACCGATATTTCGAAAGGGATTGTGAATGTGGAATATAAAATGAAATTCCCGGCTGCTAAAAAGGGTCGTTAA
- a CDS encoding NifU family protein — protein sequence MTILDQVEAALDTIRPYLETDGGNVSVEEITADNVVKLKLLGSCGSCPMSIMTLKAGIEQAIKKAVPEVTGVEAINLTDIDDPAAVLPENLR from the coding sequence ATGACAATTTTAGATCAGGTGGAAGCAGCTTTAGATACCATTCGTCCGTATCTGGAAACTGATGGCGGGAATGTTTCGGTTGAAGAGATCACCGCAGACAATGTAGTAAAATTGAAATTATTGGGTTCGTGCGGATCTTGCCCGATGAGCATCATGACGCTTAAGGCAGGCATAGAGCAAGCAATAAAAAAAGCCGTTCCGGAAGTTACAGGGGTTGAAGCCATTAACCTGACGGATATTGACGATCCAGCGGCAGTTTTGCCCGAGAACCTAAGATAA
- a CDS encoding Fic family protein, whose translation MKDLVKLIARYNELGIADVIDHGRFTLIAIDHHSTRLEGSTLTEVETQVLITEGRTPNGKPLEESLMVTDHHAALLFTLLNAKEKKSLTVSFLQQVNALVMKNTGKIYHTIFGVIDSATGAFRKGNVTAGVSYFPNFDKVERLTSDLLKKVNDEMRAPLTIAEQINLSFDAHFNLVSIHPYYDGNGRTSRLLMNYIQAYYHLPLAIVKSENKAAYIQALVDTRQQQNIQIFRDFMSGEYALLLELEIEKFEEMKNPSKGSGFSFLF comes from the coding sequence ATGAAAGACCTGGTTAAACTGATAGCGCGATATAATGAGCTTGGCATAGCCGATGTGATAGACCATGGCCGGTTTACCCTGATCGCTATCGACCATCATTCAACCCGGCTGGAGGGATCAACCCTTACCGAGGTAGAAACACAGGTTTTAATTACTGAAGGCCGAACGCCCAATGGAAAGCCATTGGAAGAAAGCTTAATGGTGACAGACCACCATGCCGCCCTTTTATTTACCCTTTTGAACGCGAAAGAAAAAAAATCACTAACCGTTTCTTTTTTACAGCAAGTAAATGCCCTGGTGATGAAAAACACTGGCAAAATTTATCATACCATTTTTGGCGTTATCGATTCGGCAACAGGAGCATTTCGCAAGGGCAATGTTACCGCGGGTGTTTCTTACTTCCCCAATTTTGACAAAGTGGAGCGTTTAACAAGCGACTTGCTAAAAAAGGTAAATGATGAAATGCGCGCCCCTTTAACTATAGCTGAGCAAATAAACCTCTCTTTTGATGCTCATTTTAACTTGGTTAGTATACATCCTTATTACGATGGCAATGGCCGTACTTCCCGGTTACTTATGAATTATATTCAGGCTTATTACCACCTACCTTTGGCTATTGTAAAAAGCGAAAACAAAGCAGCCTATATCCAGGCTCTTGTTGATACACGTCAGCAGCAAAATATTCAAATATTTCGCGATTTTATGAGCGGTGAATATGCTTTGCTGCTTGAGCTGGAAATTGAAAAATTTGAGGAAATGAAAAATCCGTCAAAGGGGTCTGGGTTTAGTTTTCTTTTTTAA
- a CDS encoding glycoside hydrolase family 10 protein, with product MGLSKKMLFLVFCSFIQFLQASAQVKPDPKREFRGVWIATVTNIDWPSSSSSSSSTQIRELTDILDSHQKTGINAVMFQVRPAADALYAKSHEPWSQWLTGVQGKAPNPLYDPLEIAINEAHKRGMELHAWLNPYRATFSPGSSVAPNSIVNQKPEWFFTYGGQKIFNPGLPEVREYILKIVLDVVDNYDIDGIHMDDYFYPYPIHGQKINDADAYKKYGAKFDNIDDWRRNNVDVMIKMLNDSIHDHKPYLKFGVSPIGIWKNIRQDPHGSETNGISTYSELYADTRKWIKSGWVDYMNPQIYWNLGHKLAAFEKVVDWWSDNAYGRHLYIGQAPYRIIENTSAAFRLRTQLPDQIKYIRKNTRVQGSVFFSSKSVTKNPLGFADSLKQTYYRHPALPPPMLWLDSISPNPPLKLAVKLKPKSVILTWEEPDLAKDEEEVYGYVVYRFNEGEKINVDDPKYILRILYSDETSFEDTAIERGKTYQYVVTAIDRLKNESYPSTAATANTK from the coding sequence ATGGGTTTGTCAAAAAAAATGCTCTTCCTTGTTTTCTGTTCTTTCATTCAATTTTTGCAGGCATCAGCACAGGTTAAACCTGATCCTAAAAGAGAGTTCAGAGGCGTTTGGATAGCAACGGTAACTAACATCGACTGGCCCAGCAGCAGTTCATCATCATCATCTACCCAGATCAGAGAATTAACAGACATTTTAGATTCGCACCAAAAAACAGGTATCAACGCGGTCATGTTCCAGGTTCGCCCGGCGGCCGATGCTTTATACGCCAAAAGCCATGAGCCCTGGTCGCAATGGCTAACCGGGGTGCAAGGTAAGGCGCCCAACCCTCTTTACGACCCCTTGGAGATAGCTATTAACGAAGCACATAAACGGGGGATGGAACTGCATGCCTGGCTTAACCCCTACCGGGCAACCTTTTCGCCCGGTAGCAGCGTAGCACCCAACAGCATTGTTAATCAAAAACCGGAATGGTTTTTTACCTATGGCGGGCAAAAAATTTTCAATCCGGGTTTGCCCGAAGTGCGTGAGTATATTTTAAAGATTGTGTTGGATGTGGTTGATAACTACGACATAGATGGCATCCACATGGATGATTATTTTTACCCTTACCCCATTCACGGGCAAAAAATAAACGATGCTGACGCCTATAAAAAATACGGCGCTAAATTTGATAACATTGACGACTGGCGCCGAAACAACGTTGATGTGATGATCAAGATGCTTAACGACAGCATTCACGACCATAAACCTTATTTAAAATTTGGGGTTAGCCCGATAGGGATCTGGAAAAACATAAGGCAAGATCCGCATGGCTCGGAAACCAACGGAATTTCAACCTATTCGGAGTTATATGCAGATACCCGGAAATGGATAAAATCGGGCTGGGTTGATTACATGAACCCACAGATTTACTGGAACCTGGGCCACAAACTGGCTGCCTTTGAAAAAGTGGTTGACTGGTGGAGCGATAATGCCTATGGCAGGCATTTGTACATAGGGCAGGCACCTTATCGTATTATTGAAAATACGAGCGCTGCTTTCAGGCTCCGAACGCAGCTGCCGGATCAAATTAAATATATCCGCAAAAATACCAGGGTACAGGGCAGTGTATTCTTCAGTTCAAAATCGGTAACCAAAAACCCACTGGGCTTTGCCGATTCGTTAAAACAAACTTATTACAGGCACCCGGCATTACCTCCACCCATGCTCTGGCTTGATTCTATATCGCCTAACCCACCTTTAAAATTGGCGGTTAAACTAAAGCCGAAATCGGTTATACTCACCTGGGAAGAGCCCGACTTAGCTAAAGACGAGGAAGAAGTTTACGGCTATGTTGTTTACCGCTTTAACGAAGGGGAGAAAATAAACGTTGACGACCCTAAATACATCCTCCGCATTTTATACAGCGACGAAACCAGCTTTGAGGATACCGCTATTGAAAGAGGGAAAACTTATCAGTACGTAGTTACCGCTATTGACAGGTTGAAGAACGAGAGCTACCCATCAACAGCGGCAACGGCCAATACCAAATAA
- a CDS encoding ATP-dependent DNA ligase, with protein sequence MKAFAQLFLSLDETNKTNEKVRILKDYLLSVPDTDKMHMLALFSGRKPKRQINATLVRTWAMEASHIPVWLFEESYQVVGDLAETIALLLPQNNNSSNKTLTEWIAEINSLNTKTEEERKQWLLASWAMLDTQERFVFNKLLTSSFRVGVSQSLVIKALADISNHDAATLTHRMMGKWEPESYTFDQLVQAEGASDDVSRPYPFFLAYPIQETSEKQKSPDELQASLGNADEWQAEWKWDGIRAQMIKRDGQIFIWSRGEDLATDKFPELHQFLYALPEGTVIDGEILSFKNGMPLPFNVLQTRIGRKNLSKKILEDSPVAVIAYDCLEYQGVDIRGKMQTERRAILEELQLATTHPEIFRISEIITFESWNELERIRTQSRSRIAEGIMLKRKSAHYQVGRRRGDWWKWKIDPLSIDAVMIYAQKGHGRRADLYTDYTFAVWDGDKLVPFAKAYSGLTDEEIRKVDNFVKRNTLEKFGPVRTVKPQLVFEIGFEGINKSTRHKSGIALRFPRILRWRTDKPMEEADTLETLKALLG encoded by the coding sequence ATGAAAGCCTTTGCCCAACTTTTCCTTTCGCTCGACGAAACCAACAAGACCAATGAAAAGGTAAGGATCCTGAAAGATTACCTCCTTTCGGTGCCCGATACGGATAAGATGCACATGCTGGCGCTCTTCTCCGGCAGGAAACCCAAACGGCAAATTAACGCTACACTTGTACGCACCTGGGCCATGGAGGCATCCCACATCCCGGTATGGCTGTTTGAAGAGAGCTACCAGGTAGTTGGCGATCTGGCCGAAACCATCGCTTTGCTGCTGCCACAAAATAACAACAGCAGTAATAAAACGCTTACCGAGTGGATAGCCGAGATCAATAGCCTAAATACCAAAACAGAAGAGGAGCGCAAACAATGGCTGCTGGCTTCGTGGGCGATGCTGGATACGCAGGAGCGCTTTGTATTTAATAAATTGCTCACCAGTAGTTTCCGTGTTGGGGTATCGCAAAGTTTAGTGATCAAAGCCCTGGCCGATATTTCAAATCACGATGCGGCAACCCTAACCCACCGCATGATGGGTAAGTGGGAACCGGAGAGTTATACTTTTGATCAGTTGGTTCAGGCTGAAGGCGCGTCCGACGATGTGTCACGCCCCTACCCTTTCTTTCTGGCCTATCCTATTCAGGAAACATCCGAAAAGCAAAAATCGCCCGACGAACTGCAAGCATCTTTAGGCAATGCGGATGAATGGCAGGCCGAATGGAAGTGGGACGGCATCAGGGCGCAAATGATTAAGCGCGATGGGCAGATTTTTATCTGGAGCCGGGGTGAAGACCTGGCCACAGATAAGTTTCCGGAGTTGCATCAATTTCTGTATGCTTTACCCGAAGGCACTGTAATAGATGGTGAAATATTGAGTTTTAAAAATGGGATGCCTCTGCCCTTTAATGTGCTGCAAACCCGGATAGGGCGAAAAAACCTCAGTAAAAAGATATTGGAGGATAGCCCGGTGGCTGTTATCGCCTATGATTGCCTTGAATATCAGGGCGTGGATATCCGGGGCAAAATGCAAACTGAAAGACGGGCTATTTTGGAAGAGCTACAGTTGGCTACCACGCATCCTGAAATATTCCGGATCTCGGAGATCATCACTTTTGAGAGTTGGAACGAGCTGGAGCGGATCAGGACACAATCCCGGAGCAGGATTGCCGAGGGTATTATGCTGAAGCGTAAAAGTGCTCACTACCAGGTGGGCAGAAGGCGGGGCGACTGGTGGAAGTGGAAGATAGACCCACTATCCATAGACGCGGTGATGATTTACGCACAGAAGGGACATGGGCGCAGGGCCGATTTGTATACCGATTATACTTTTGCCGTTTGGGATGGCGATAAGCTGGTGCCCTTTGCCAAGGCTTATTCGGGTTTAACCGACGAAGAAATACGTAAGGTAGACAATTTTGTAAAGCGCAATACGCTTGAAAAATTTGGCCCGGTGCGTACCGTAAAGCCTCAACTGGTTTTTGAGATAGGCTTTGAGGGGATTAATAAATCAACGCGGCATAAATCGGGTATAGCGCTGCGCTTTCCACGGATATTACGCTGGCGCACCGATAAGCCAATGGAAGAAGCCGATACTTTAGAAACCCTGAAGGCATTATTGGGATAG
- a CDS encoding carboxypeptidase-like regulatory domain-containing protein, with translation MKRLILIWFTLIGVSAFAQKNERPLVQFTGVVLSADSSTVIPYATITNLSAKGQSTLANYKGYFSFVAHERDTLRFTSIGYASTLVVIPSNTKDRSYTLHVKLNGQSINLPVVRIFPWATTDEFRKDFLTLKIADDDLEIARKNLTGKSIASLTRSLPRDSKEIQNAFFQDEHNAIINQHSSLSNPLFNPFAWGALIKEISEGNKSRGVSDN, from the coding sequence ATGAAGCGTTTGATCTTGATATGGTTTACCTTAATTGGCGTATCGGCTTTCGCACAAAAAAACGAAAGGCCGCTGGTGCAATTTACTGGTGTTGTATTAAGTGCCGATAGCAGCACCGTAATACCGTATGCAACAATCACCAACTTATCTGCTAAGGGGCAGAGTACTTTGGCTAACTATAAGGGTTATTTCTCTTTTGTAGCACATGAGCGTGATACCTTGCGTTTTACATCTATTGGTTATGCCTCTACCCTGGTGGTAATACCATCAAACACCAAGGACAGGAGCTATACGCTGCATGTTAAATTAAATGGGCAATCCATCAATTTACCTGTGGTTCGTATTTTTCCATGGGCTACGACGGACGAATTCAGGAAGGATTTTTTAACGTTAAAAATAGCCGACGATGACCTGGAGATAGCACGTAAAAACCTGACCGGAAAATCTATCGCATCATTAACACGGTCGCTTCCGCGGGATAGTAAAGAAATTCAAAATGCTTTTTTTCAGGATGAGCACAATGCTATTATCAACCAGCATTCGTCGCTTAGCAATCCGTTGTTTAACCCTTTTGCATGGGGTGCTTTAATCAAAGAAATTAGCGAGGGTAACAAAAGCCGCGGCGTAAGCGATAATTAA
- a CDS encoding helix-turn-helix transcriptional regulator — MNRIDRIAAILIQLQSRRIIKAQDIANRFGISLRTVYRDVKTLEEAGIPIIGEAGVGYSIMEGYRLPPVMFTREEAIAFLTAEKLVEQLTDSANSTNYRSAMYKIKAVLRTTEKDLIENMDTHIEVLKGRRQGSSNPDLIQPLLKSIADKRVIRMAYFAYHRQQKTERHVEPVGVFYLEGFWHLIAFCRLRNDFRDFRLDRISGIDLTNETFKQEHPPLKEYLKKMYEGRDLHEVVIRVDKKVAPYLTDQKYYNGYISEQQIDNRVEMVFLSSSLEGFARWYMMYGDMASIVKPATLIERVKNIADNIAAQVSQTVTV; from the coding sequence ATGAACCGGATAGACCGTATTGCCGCTATACTGATACAGTTACAATCGCGCAGGATAATCAAAGCCCAGGATATTGCCAACAGGTTTGGCATCAGCTTGCGAACAGTTTACCGCGATGTAAAAACATTAGAAGAAGCAGGGATACCTATTATTGGTGAAGCCGGTGTGGGATACTCAATTATGGAAGGCTACCGGCTACCGCCTGTGATGTTTACACGCGAAGAAGCTATTGCTTTTTTAACAGCCGAAAAACTGGTTGAACAGTTAACCGATTCTGCCAACAGCACCAATTACCGGTCGGCCATGTACAAGATAAAAGCTGTATTGCGCACAACTGAAAAGGATTTGATTGAAAACATGGATACCCATATTGAGGTATTAAAAGGCAGGCGACAGGGCAGCTCCAACCCCGACCTTATCCAGCCCCTGCTGAAAAGTATTGCCGACAAGAGAGTGATCCGCATGGCCTATTTTGCCTACCACCGCCAGCAAAAAACCGAGCGCCACGTGGAGCCGGTGGGCGTATTTTATTTGGAGGGATTTTGGCACCTGATAGCTTTTTGCCGTTTACGAAACGATTTTAGGGATTTCAGGCTTGACCGCATATCGGGCATCGATTTAACTAACGAAACGTTCAAACAGGAACATCCTCCCCTAAAGGAGTATCTTAAAAAAATGTACGAAGGCAGAGACCTGCACGAAGTAGTGATCCGGGTGGATAAAAAAGTCGCGCCCTATTTAACCGACCAGAAATATTACAATGGGTATATTTCTGAACAGCAGATTGACAACCGGGTGGAGATGGTTTTTCTTAGCTCTTCGCTTGAAGGCTTTGCCCGCTGGTACATGATGTATGGCGATATGGCAAGCATTGTTAAGCCTGCTACATTAATTGAGCGGGTAAAAAACATTGCCGACAATATTGCTGCCCAGGTATCTCAAACAGTTACAGTTTAA
- a CDS encoding Mrp/NBP35 family ATP-binding protein, with translation MIITTDQVLAALSHVEEPDLKKDLVTLKMIEDIRIDGLKVSFSVILTTPACPLKAMIENACRNAILHFISKEADVSINMTSRVTTQANNSLPGIKNIIAVASGKGGVGKSTVAANLALGLAHTGAKVGLIDADIYGPSVPIMFGLVGAKPRASQENGKTRIEPIEKYGIKLLSIGFFTDPDQPVPWRGPMVSTAVKQLFNDAEWGELDYLVVDLPPGTGDIHITITQGFPIAGAVIVTTPQDVALADARKGIGMFLMPAINVPILGVIENMSYFVPAELPNNKYYIFGEGGGKKLAEQINAPFLGQIPLVKGITESGDAGKPLILDDNNPMSAAFIDLAKRVAQQVAIVNARPQQAAQMQ, from the coding sequence ATGATCATCACTACAGACCAAGTACTTGCCGCACTGAGCCATGTTGAAGAACCCGATCTGAAAAAAGATTTGGTTACACTCAAAATGATCGAGGATATCCGCATTGATGGCCTTAAGGTAAGCTTTTCCGTTATACTAACTACACCGGCATGCCCTCTGAAAGCCATGATTGAAAACGCGTGCCGCAACGCGATATTGCATTTTATAAGCAAAGAAGCGGACGTTAGCATTAATATGACATCCCGGGTGACAACCCAAGCCAACAATAGTTTACCTGGAATTAAAAACATTATAGCCGTGGCATCCGGTAAAGGCGGCGTAGGTAAATCCACTGTGGCAGCCAACCTGGCGCTGGGCTTAGCCCATACGGGCGCAAAAGTGGGTTTGATAGATGCTGATATTTACGGCCCATCGGTACCTATTATGTTTGGCCTGGTTGGTGCCAAACCGAGGGCAAGCCAGGAAAATGGTAAAACGCGGATTGAGCCTATCGAAAAATACGGCATCAAGTTATTATCCATTGGTTTCTTTACCGACCCGGATCAGCCGGTTCCGTGGCGTGGGCCAATGGTATCAACCGCGGTAAAGCAACTATTTAATGATGCCGAATGGGGCGAGCTGGATTACCTGGTTGTTGATTTGCCTCCGGGTACGGGCGATATCCACATCACCATTACACAGGGTTTCCCGATAGCAGGCGCAGTAATTGTAACTACCCCGCAGGATGTTGCCCTGGCCGATGCACGTAAAGGCATAGGCATGTTTTTAATGCCGGCCATTAACGTACCTATACTGGGCGTTATTGAAAACATGTCGTACTTTGTTCCGGCAGAGTTGCCCAACAACAAATACTATATTTTTGGTGAAGGCGGCGGTAAAAAGCTTGCTGAGCAAATTAACGCTCCGTTTTTAGGACAGATCCCTTTGGTAAAAGGGATTACCGAATCTGGTGATGCAGGCAAGCCGCTGATATTAGACGATAATAACCCGATGTCGGCAGCGTTTATCGATCTGGCTAAACGGGTGGCCCAGCAGGTGGCCATTGTGAATGCCAGGCCGCAGCAAGCAGCACAAATGCAATAA
- a CDS encoding ligase-associated DNA damage response exonuclease — MARNPLLEFTDTGIYCAEGKFYIDPWKPVDDAVITHAHSDHARWGSKRYLAHKLSEQVLLYRLGDIQLQTVEYGEKIMKNGVEITLFPAGHVIGSAQIRVCYKDEVWVVSGDYKVEDDGISTPFEPVRCHHFISECTFGMPVYKWKPQAQIFDDMNSWWCNNIKEGRASVVVGYSLGKAQRILQNLDLSIGKVYTHGVIENTNEALRRNGIQLNPTHRITIDTPKEEVRKGIIIAPPSSVGSPWMRRFQPYDFGYCSGWMSIRGAKKRRAADRGFVLSDHADWDGLISAIDATGCEKVYLTHGYTASFSRYLSEIGFDAHEVYTLYGNDESEEDTAPVAATQADDPVTNDHNSLSFGEGRGEAGTL; from the coding sequence ATGGCACGTAACCCATTACTTGAATTTACAGATACCGGAATTTACTGCGCCGAGGGCAAATTTTATATCGACCCCTGGAAGCCGGTGGATGATGCTGTGATTACTCATGCCCATTCTGACCATGCCCGTTGGGGCAGCAAACGCTACCTGGCTCATAAGCTATCAGAGCAGGTGCTGCTATACCGCTTGGGCGACATACAGCTCCAAACAGTGGAATATGGCGAAAAGATAATGAAGAACGGTGTGGAGATCACTTTGTTCCCGGCAGGGCATGTGATAGGTTCGGCCCAGATCAGGGTGTGTTATAAGGACGAGGTATGGGTGGTATCCGGAGATTATAAGGTAGAAGACGATGGGATCTCTACCCCCTTTGAGCCGGTACGCTGCCATCATTTCATTTCGGAGTGTACGTTTGGTATGCCGGTTTATAAATGGAAACCCCAGGCGCAAATATTTGATGATATGAATAGCTGGTGGTGCAACAATATAAAGGAAGGCCGCGCCAGCGTGGTAGTGGGCTACTCGCTGGGTAAAGCTCAGCGTATTTTGCAGAACCTGGATCTCTCCATCGGCAAGGTTTATACCCACGGCGTTATCGAAAACACCAACGAAGCACTCCGCAGAAATGGCATTCAACTCAATCCAACACATCGCATCACCATAGATACGCCTAAGGAAGAAGTCCGCAAAGGGATCATTATTGCCCCGCCATCATCCGTAGGATCACCCTGGATGCGCCGTTTTCAGCCTTATGATTTTGGCTATTGTTCGGGATGGATGAGTATCCGCGGCGCCAAAAAGCGCCGCGCGGCCGACAGGGGCTTCGTCCTCTCTGACCATGCCGATTGGGACGGCTTGATCAGCGCGATTGACGCTACCGGTTGCGAAAAGGTTTACTTAACCCACGGTTATACAGCCAGCTTTTCGCGATATTTATCTGAAATTGGCTTCGATGCCCACGAGGTGTATACCCTGTATGGCAACGATGAAAGCGAAGAAGATACAGCTCCTGTGGCCGCCACACAGGCAGATGACCCGGTTACAAACGATCATAACTCCCTCTCCTTTGGAGAGGGCCGGGGTGAGGCCGGTACCTTATGA